In Pyrobaculum sp. 3827-6, the genomic window TCATTGTATTCATCCCAAGTGAGGCTACTTCTTCTAAATCTGATGTGGACATTTCCGAAATTTCAACTGATTCTTAATTGCCATGCGCCAGATCTCGTATTTCTAACCTGAACCCCTCCAGCTGGAGGTATTTGTCTACTGCATATCCCATGTACTCCTCCTTTTTCTCTGGCTCGAGTCCCAACAACTGATTGACCTTTCTTTCCAGCTCCCACGCCTTATAGCCTCCGTACCTCTTCAACACATCGTCGGCTCTCTTCGCCACTGGCGGGGGTAGCTTCGGGGGATCGCCTAGGTATCTTACTGTGTAGGCGGGCCCCTCCTCCGCAGGCTCTATACGGAACCGCGACTCATCCTCCAGGGCGTCGTACACCTCGTTAGCCATGGGCCCAAAGCTCCATATGAAAAACTCGGCTCGTGTAACCGGCGCGCCGTGGTAAAGGAACTTTACCGCCCTCGGCGTAAACAGGCGGCGAGTTTCGTACTGAATGAGGAAGAGGAGTTTC contains:
- a CDS encoding Panacea domain-containing protein, with protein sequence METIGKYDVGDVVAYVTYRLGSVGSLKKLMKLLFLIQYETRRLFTPRAVKFLYHGAPVTRAEFFIWSFGPMANEVYDALEDESRFRIEPAEEGPAYTVRYLGDPPKLPPPVAKRADDVLKRYGGYKAWELERKVNQLLGLEPEKKEEYMGYAVDKYLQLEGFRLEIRDLAHGN